In one Carassius carassius chromosome 48, fCarCar2.1, whole genome shotgun sequence genomic region, the following are encoded:
- the LOC132131488 gene encoding zona pellucida sperm-binding protein 4-like — MERTDPNIVLMLGRCWTTSTPSPLSLPQWDLLIDGCPYQDDRYLTTLVPVTGSSGLQFPTHYKRFAVKMFTFVDPASLAALQETIFIHCSTEVCHPSSGSCEQSCTRKRRDTRIKAVSGEQTVVSSGEVTLVM; from the exons atggagaggactgaccccaacattgtcctgatgctgggacgttgttggactacttcaacccccagtccactcagtctcccccagtgggaccttctgatcgacgg atgcccttaccaggacgaccgctatctgaccacactggttccagtgactggatcgtctggtcttcagttcccaacccactacaagcgctttgctgtgaagatgttcacatttgtagatccagcctcactggctgctctgcaggaaacc atcttcatccactgcagtacagaggtgtgccatccatcatctggctcttgtgagcaaagctgcaccaggaaac gaagagacactcgtatcaaggctgtctctggggagcagactgtggtttctagtggagaagttactctggtcatgtaa
- the LOC132131851 gene encoding zona pellucida sperm-binding protein 3-like, which produces MGLLQCVLVLVVLVVFDLKNAFGSLSSSQSPKSKKHQLYPASRVPVSSQVLGNTLQKASPFQSLDYRGFAQEPLGLQEKQVLQGPVKPLDWRFPVVPEVPSEMAVDFHLRQPVTPSSVAIQCGENRIHVEVQQDLFSNGELIQPSGLTLGGCPVVGLVPGSKVLFFENELQDCNSVLMMTKDELVYTFALTYTPEAFAGTPITRAGGAVIGVQCHYQR; this is translated from the exons atgggtcttttgcaatgtgtgttagtgctggttgtgcttgtggtgtttgatctgaagaatgcttttgGAAGTTTGAGTTCCAGTCAAAGTCCGAAAAGCAAGAAGCATCAATTGTATCCAGCTTCCAGAGTGCCTGTTTCTTCTCAAGTGCTCGGGAACACTTTGCAGAAGGCCTCTCCGTTTCAGAGTCTCGACTACAGAGGATTTGCACAagagcctcttggtcttcaggagaagcaggtgttgcagggtccagtgaagcctttggactggaggttccccgttgttccagaagtgccgagtgagatggcggtggatttccatttgaggcaacctgtgacccccagtagtgtagctattcaatgcggtgagaaccggattcatgtggaggtacagcaggacttgtttagcaatggtgaactgatccagccatctggtctgactctgggaggatgtcctgttgtcggtttggtcccaggctctaaggtgctcttctttgagaatgaactgcaggactgcaacagtgTCTTGATG atgaccaaggatgagcttgtctacacctttgcccttacctatactcctgaggcgtttgctggcactccgattacccgtgcaggtggtgcagttattggAGTTCAATGCCACTATCAAAGGTAA
- the LOC132131580 gene encoding POM121 and ZP3 fusion protein-like yields the protein MPRSQEDKIRFQLEAFMFQGGSSPSIYMTCVLKATLASAPSDALHKSCSFANGWLAADGNNQVCGCCDSTCGPDGGTAASPFGGLQWEGKASLGPVVVQEHKKTLAGLQ from the exons atgcctcgatcccaggaagacaaaatccggttccagctggaggccttcatgttccaggggggatccagtccttct atctacatgacgtgtgttctgaaggccactcttgcttctgcacctagtgacgcgctccacaaatcctgttcctttgccaatgg gtggcttgctgctgatgggaacaaccaggtttgtggttgctgtgactcaacatgtggtcctgatggtggaactgctgcttctccttttggag gccttcagtgggaagggaaggcctcgctcggtcctgtagtggttcaagagcacaagaagactttagctggtcttcaataa
- the LOC132131531 gene encoding zona pellucida sperm-binding protein 4-like isoform X1, with translation MAGSWCLAQILVVCAFCHAVPQWSKSLQDAQALMIQQTDQQFQLQKPVQQLTNQQFPPRKPVQQLTNQQFPLQKPVPQLPTPQFPLQKPVPQQPKPQFPLQKPVPQQPKPQFPLQKPVPQQPKLQFPLQKPVPQQPYPQFPLQKPVPQQPKPQFPIQKPVKQQFQKPVVQAEPLDKCAVADSEQIQCGLPGISGAECEAINCCFNGQQCFYGRAVTVQCIRDGQFVVVVSRDVTLPRLSLDSVHLLGGNDPPCAPVGSTPSFAIYQFPVTACGTSVMEDGGYVVYENRMTSSYEVGIGPYGSITRDSHFEFLFQCRYSGTSVEALVVEVNSVPPPPPVAAPGPLRVELRLANGQCVTKGCAEGDEAYTSYYSDADYPITKVLREPVYVEVHIMERTDPNIVLMLGRCWTTSTPSPLSLPQWDLLIDGCPYQDDRYLTTLVPVTGSSGLQFPTHYKRFAVKMFTFVDPASLAALQETIFIHCSTEVCHPSSGSCEQSCTRKRRDTRIKAVSGEQTVVSSGEVTLVM, from the exons atggctggaagttggtgtttggctcagattttggtggtctgtgctttctgtcatgctgttccacagtggagtaaatcgcttcaggatgctcaagctctgatgatccagcaaactgaccagcagtttcagctccagaagccagttcaacagctaactaaccagcagtttccgcctcggaaaccagttcaacagctaactaaccagcaatttccgctccaaaagcctgttccacaactacctacaccgcagtttccgcttcagaagccagttccacaacaacctaagccgcagtttccgcttcagaagccagttccacaac aacctaagccgcagtttccgcttcagaagccagttccacaacaacctaagctgcagtttccgcttcagaagccagttccacaacaaccttacccgcagtttccgcttcagaagccagttccacaacaacctaagccgcagtttccgattcagaagccagttaaacagcagtttcagaagccagtagtgcaggcagagccccttgataaatgtgctgtagctgattctgagcagatccaatgtggtctacctgggatcagtggtgctgagtgtgaagctatcaactgctgctttaacggacagcagtgtttctatgggagGGCAG tgactgtccagtgtattcgagatggtcagtttgtggtagtggtgtctcGAGACGTTACCttgcctcgactgagtctggattcggttcatctactgggtggaaacgacccaccttgtgctcctgtggggtctacaccttcctttgctatataccagttccctgtgaccgcatgtggcacgagcgtgatg gaggacggtggatatgtggtgtatgaaaacagaatgacctcatcgtatgaagtggggattggaccatatggttccatcacaagggacagtcattttga gtttctcttccagtgtagatattcgggaacttccgtggaagctctggttgtggaggtcaactctgttcctccacctccaccagtagctgctcctggacctctcagggtggagctcagactggccaatggccaatgtgtcaccaaaggctgtgctgaag gggatgaggcctacacgtcctactacagtgacgctgattatcccatcacaaaagtcctgcgagagcctgtgtatgttgaggtgcacattatggagaggactgaccccaacattgtcctgatgctgggacgttgttggactacttcaacccccagtccactcagtctcccccagtgggaccttctgatcgacgg atgcccttaccaggacgaccgctatctgaccacactggttccagtgactggatcgtctggtcttcagttcccaacccactacaagcgctttgctgtgaagatgttcacatttgtagatccagcctcactggctgctctgcaggaaacc atcttcatccactgcagtacagaggtgtgccatccatcatctggctcttgtgagcaaagctgcaccaggaaac gaagagacactcgtatcaaggctgtctctggggagcagactgtggtttctagtggagaagttactctggtcatgtaa
- the LOC132131531 gene encoding zona pellucida sperm-binding protein 4-like isoform X3: protein MAGSWCLAQILVVCAFCHAVPQWSKSLQDAQALMIQQTDQQFQLQKPVQQLTNQQFPPRKPVQQLTNQQFPLQKPVPQLPTPQFPLQKPVPQQPKPQFPLQKPVPQQPKPQFPIQKPVKQQFQKPVVQAEPLDKCAVADSEQIQCGLPGISGAECEAINCCFNGQQCFYGRAVTVQCIRDGQFVVVVSRDVTLPRLSLDSVHLLGGNDPPCAPVGSTPSFAIYQFPVTACGTSVMEDGGYVVYENRMTSSYEVGIGPYGSITRDSHFEFLFQCRYSGTSVEALVVEVNSVPPPPPVAAPGPLRVELRLANGQCVTKGCAEGDEAYTSYYSDADYPITKVLREPVYVEVHIMERTDPNIVLMLGRCWTTSTPSPLSLPQWDLLIDGCPYQDDRYLTTLVPVTGSSGLQFPTHYKRFAVKMFTFVDPASLAALQETIFIHCSTEVCHPSSGSCEQSCTRKRRDTRIKAVSGEQTVVSSGEVTLVM, encoded by the exons atggctggaagttggtgtttggctcagattttggtggtctgtgctttctgtcatgctgttccacagtggagtaaatcgcttcaggatgctcaagctctgatgatccagcaaactgaccagcagtttcagctccagaagccagttcaacagctaactaaccagcagtttccgcctcggaaaccagttcaacagctaactaaccagcaatttccgctccaaaagcctgttccacaactacctacaccgcagtttccgcttcagaagccagttccacaacaacctaagccgcagtttccgcttcagaagccagttccacaac aacctaagccgcagtttccgattcagaagccagttaaacagcagtttcagaagccagtagtgcaggcagagccccttgataaatgtgctgtagctgattctgagcagatccaatgtggtctacctgggatcagtggtgctgagtgtgaagctatcaactgctgctttaacggacagcagtgtttctatgggagGGCAG tgactgtccagtgtattcgagatggtcagtttgtggtagtggtgtctcGAGACGTTACCttgcctcgactgagtctggattcggttcatctactgggtggaaacgacccaccttgtgctcctgtggggtctacaccttcctttgctatataccagttccctgtgaccgcatgtggcacgagcgtgatg gaggacggtggatatgtggtgtatgaaaacagaatgacctcatcgtatgaagtggggattggaccatatggttccatcacaagggacagtcattttga gtttctcttccagtgtagatattcgggaacttccgtggaagctctggttgtggaggtcaactctgttcctccacctccaccagtagctgctcctggacctctcagggtggagctcagactggccaatggccaatgtgtcaccaaaggctgtgctgaag gggatgaggcctacacgtcctactacagtgacgctgattatcccatcacaaaagtcctgcgagagcctgtttatgttgaggtgcacattatggagaggactgaccccaacattgtcctgatgctgggacgttgttggactacttcaacccccagtccactcagtctcccccagtgggaccttctgatcgacgg atgcccttaccaggacgaccgctatctgaccacactggttccagtgactggatcgtctggtcttcagttcccaacccactacaagcgctttgctgtgaagatgttcacatttgtagatccagcctcactggctgctctgcaggaaacc atcttcatccactgcagtacagaggtgtgccatccatcatctggctcttgtgagcaaagctgcaccaggaaac gaagagacactcgtatcaaggctgtctctggggagcagactgtggtttctagtggagaagttactctggtcatgtaa
- the LOC132131531 gene encoding zona pellucida sperm-binding protein 4-like isoform X2, whose amino-acid sequence MAGSWCLAQILVVCAFCHAVPQWSKSLQDAQALMIQQTDQQFQLQKPVQQLTNQQFPPRKPVQQLTNQQFPLQKPVPQLPTPQFPLQKPVPQQPKPQFPLQKPVPQPKLQFPLQKPVPQQPNPQFPLQKPVPQQPKPQFPIQKPVKQQFQKPVVQAEPLDKCAVADSEQIQCGLPGISGAECEAINCCFNGQQCFYGRAVTVQCIRDGQFVVVVSRDVTLPRLSLDSVHLLGGNDPPCAPVGSTPSFAIYQFPVTACGTSVMEDGGYVVYENRMTSSYEVGIGPYGSITRDSHFEFLFQCRYSGTSVEALVVEVNSVPPPPPVAAPGPLRVELRLANGQCVTKGCAEGDEAYTSYYSDADYPITKVLREPVYVEVHIMERTDPNIVLMLGRCWTTSTPSPLSLPQWDLLIDGCPYQDDRYLTTLVPVTGSSGLQFPTHYKRFAVKMFTFVDPASLAALQETIFIHCSTEVCHPSSGSCEQSCTRKRRDTRIKAVSGEQTVVSSGEVTLVM is encoded by the exons atggctggaagttggtgtttggctcagattttggtggtctgtgctttctgtcatgctgttccacagtggagtaaatcgcttcaggatgctcaagctctgatgatccagcaaactgaccagcagtttcagctccagaagccagttcaacagctaactaaccagcagtttccgcctcggaaaccagttcaacagctaactaaccagcaatttccgctccaaaagcctgttccacaactacctacaccgcagtttccgcttcagaagccagttccacaacaacctaagccgcagtttccgcttcagaagccagttccacaacctaagctgcagtttccgcttcagaagccagttccacaacaacctaacccgcagtttccgcttcagaagccagttccacaacaacctaagccgcagtttccgattcagaagccagttaaacagcagtttcagaagccagtagtgcaggcagagccccttgataaatgtgctgtagctgattctgagcagatccaatgtggtctacctgggatcagtggtgctgagtgtgaagctatcaactgctgctttaacggacagcagtgtttctatgggagGGCAG tgactgtccagtgtattcgagatggtcagtttgtggtagtggtgtctcGAGACGTTACCttgcctcgactgagtctggattcggttcatctactgggtggaaacgacccaccttgtgctcctgtggggtctacaccttcctttgctatataccagttccctgtgaccgcatgtggcacgagcgtgatg gaggacggtggatatgtggtgtatgaaaacagaatgacctcatcgtatgaagtggggattggaccatatggttccatcacaagggacagtcattttga gtttctcttccagtgtagatattcgggaacttccgtggaagctctggttgtggaggtcaactctgttcctccacctccaccagtagctgctcctggacctctcagggtggagctcagactggccaatggccaatgtgtcaccaaaggctgtgctgaag gggatgaggcctacacgtcctactacagtgacgctgattatcccatcacaaaagtcctgcgagagcctgtttatgttgaggtgcacattatggagaggactgaccccaacattgtcctgatgctgggacgttgttggactacttcaacccccagtccactcagtctcccccagtgggaccttctgatcgacgg atgcccttaccaggacgaccgctatctgaccacactggttccagtgactggatcgtctggtcttcagttcccaacccactacaagcgctttgctgtgaagatgttcacatttgtagatccagcctcactggctgctctgcaggaaacc atcttcatccactgcagtacagaggtgtgccatccatcatctggctcttgtgagcaaagctgcaccaggaaac gaagagacactcgtatcaaggctgtctctggggagcagactgtggtttctagtggagaagttactctggtcatgtaa